From Cydia strobilella chromosome 7, ilCydStro3.1, whole genome shotgun sequence, one genomic window encodes:
- the LOC134742760 gene encoding prothoracicotropic hormone-like produces MCNKVASLIRRVRGSSNSLLQVVAGRQDSAVLGRFNELHAPSVSKVCVFILVCLGVLVAIQSWLPRVSAKQSDLDAYMVDARSDLRNYVVGLDYPGDYGPEPDRDRPAPLPEFIVDYANMIRNDIILLDNSVETRTRKRGNIKVKKHSNVSIL; encoded by the exons ATGTGCAATAAAGTCGCGTCGCTCATCAGACGGGTTAGGGGAAGCTCCAACAGTCTCCTGCAGGTCGTGGCCGGGAGGCAGGACAGTGCCGTGCTCGGCAGGTTCAACGAGCTGCATGCTCCGAGT GTATCCAAAGTTTGTGTCTTCATACTCGTATGTCTCGGCGTATTGGTTGCGATCCAATCCTGGCTCCCAAGAGTATCAGCAAAGCAGTCAGACCTGGACGCCTACATGGTCGACGCCCGCTCCGACCTCCGCAACTACGTAGTCGGGCTCGACTACCCTGGTGACTACGGCCCGGAACCTGACCGTGACCGCCCGGCGCCGCTACCCGAGTTCATCGTCGACTACGCAAATATGATCAGAAACGATATAATCCTGCTGGATAACTCGGTGGAAACTAGGACGAGGAAGAGGGGGAATATTAAAGTCAAAAAGCACTCTAATGTCAGTATACTGTAG
- the LOC134742761 gene encoding zinc finger protein 567-like: MSECRICLEPRKNVRCIFKGTDGDLNTTFADMITYIASIKITREDGITDQICLACRKKLKELYDFKLLILRSNTQLHQKNNSNFKRIHFNDITDVKLEIAVAPTDEKYLLKEYEDIKMNLQSVEDSVCYKDTTIKKVEPSSIEVEVDNQPMSVMDFLDTIKDDLENDYDQDFDAAQGDRDSDSDEYLPHSILQKKYGKKHKKKKKTKLSKPTKNGNTKTEAPNRVRIKPTWIDDLRVMATYEPKKPRERKKYKPKTKEGMCPYCGKFSKNLTSHLVLHREPLYKCGFEVSQEIQAQDEGGDVPLLRQVLQEPNQPPSKKYKTKTKEGMCPYCGKFSKNLTSHLVLHREPLYKCGFEGCGRTFHHRAPMLNHERAHTAARDFHCDQCVAAFHSQQALNQHKKCHDQTRRYVCETCSKSYKRGHQLSRHVRTHNSANKNIQCELCNMSFFSQFGLRHHMRVHTGERPYNCELCSQPYSYKHDFNRHCLKKHGVFLKRRSVSVMNAEVLGRERAVMRELAAAARSGAAGPPPALFVGKQGALAYELAIRTLRKNPMLLAPHS, translated from the exons ATGTCCGAATGTAGGATTTGCTTGGAACCCAGGAAAAATGTACGGTGCATATTTAAGGGTACAGATGGGGATCTCAACACTACGTTTGCTGACATGATAACATACATCGCTAGTATTAAG ATTACAAGAGAAGACGGGATCACAGACCAGATATGCCTTGCTTGTCGAAAAAAGCTCAAAGAGTTATATGATTTTAAACTTCTTATATTAAG GTCCAACACCCAGCTGCATCAAAAGaacaattcaaatttcaaaaggATCCATTTTAACGACATAACAGATGTCAAGCTTGAAATCGCTGTGGCCCCAACTGATGAGAAATATCTACTCAAAGAATATGAGGACATTAAGATGAATCTGCAAAGTGTAGAAGACTCTGTATGTTACAAGGATACCACAATAAAGAAGGTGGAGCCAAGTTCCATAGAAGTGGAGGTAGACAATCAGCCGATGTCGGTCATGGACTTCCTTGACACCATCAAAGATGATTTGGAAAATGACTATGATCAG GATTTCGATGCGGCCCAAGGTGATCGAGACTCGGACTCTGATGAGTATTTACCACACAGCATTTTACAGAAGAAATATGGgaaaaaacataagaaaaagaaaaagactAAAT TGTCAAAACCCACCAAAAACGGAAACACCAAAACAGAAGCACCCAACAGGGTTCGTATAAAACCGACCTGGATCGATGACCTCCGAGTAATGGCCACGTACGAGCCCAAAAAACCGAGAGAGAGAAAGAAATACAAGCCCAAGACGAAGGAGGGGATGTGCCCCTACTGCGGCAAGTTCTCCAAGAACCTGACCAGCCACCTTGTGTTACATAGGGAGCCGCTGTATAAGTGCGGTTTTGAGGTAAGCCAAGAAATACAAGCTCAAGATGAAGGAGGGGATGTGCCCCTACTGCGGCAAGTTCTCCAAGAACCTAACCAGCCACCTT CCAAGAAATACAAAACCAAGACGAAGGAGGGGATGTGCCCCTACTGCGGCAAGTTCTCCAAGAACCTGACCAGCCACCTTGTGTTACATAGGGAGCCGCTGTATAAGTGCGGCTTTGAG GGCTGCGGCAGAACGTTCCACCACCGCGCCCCCATGCTGAACCACGAGCGCGCACACACCGCCGCGAGGGACTTCCACTGCGACCAGTGCGTCGCCGCCTTCCACTCACAACAGGCGCTCAACCA ACACAAAAAATGTCACGACCAGACAAGAAGATACGTTTGTGAAACCTGCAGCAAGTCTTACAAGAGG GGGCACCAGCTATCCCGGCACGTCCGCACACACAACTCTGCCAACAAGAACATCCAGTGCGAGCTGTGCAACATGTCTTTCTTCTCACAGTTCGGGCTGAGACACCACATGAGAGTTCACACCGGCGAGAGACCCTACAACTGCGAG CTGTGCTCGCAGCCGTACAGTTACAAGCACGACTTCAACCGCCACTGCCTGAAGAAGCACGGCGTGTTCCTCAAGCGGCGCTCGGTCAGCGTGATGAACGCAGAG gTGTTGGGTCGCGAGCGCGCGGTGATGCGCGagctggcggcggcggcgcgctccGGGGCCGCGGGCCCGCCGCCGGCGCTCTTCGTCGGCAAACAG GGTGCCCTGGCCTACGAACTTGCCATCCGGACTTTACGCAAGAACCCGATGCTCCTCGCGCCGCACTCTTGA
- the LOC134742919 gene encoding prothoracicotropic hormone-like has protein sequence MALWYPQKVRNLTCDESKCTKPYRCQKIIYNLTVLKGSNSKEERERAGQLYADLPNELKYKWVPRLVPIVAGCLCTSSYLAN, from the exons ATGGCGCTGTGGTACCCGCAGAAGGTGCGCAACCTGACCTGCGACGAGAGCAAGTGCACCAAGCCGTATAGGTGccagaaaattatatataac CTAACAGTGCTAAAAGGCAGCAACAGCAAAGAAGAACGGGAGCGCGCAGGCCAACTGTACGCGGACTTGCCAAACGAGCTGAAGTACAAGTGGGTGCCGCGGCTGGTGCCCATCGTCGCCGGGTGCCTCTGCACGAGCAGCTACCTCGCCAATTGA